A genomic region of Sporomusaceae bacterium contains the following coding sequences:
- a CDS encoding DUF4337 domain-containing protein, whose translation MPGTDAVAQKTGPAARSFLSEKLPTLIAVTTVILAVCATLASFKAAGYGNKMVLAQSQASDQWAYYQAKSIKETAYQVQRDSLSFVSPLPGKEQTYAAKLAEFDKEISRYKGEKKEIMEEAQRLEKERDIARDFNSRFGQSMIFLQIGILLSSLASINKVPYYWYMALVSGGAGVVMFIHTLMITL comes from the coding sequence ATGCCCGGAACCGATGCAGTTGCTCAGAAGACCGGTCCTGCCGCTCGCTCTTTTTTGTCCGAAAAACTGCCGACTCTGATTGCCGTAACGACGGTGATTCTCGCTGTCTGCGCCACACTTGCGTCCTTCAAGGCCGCCGGCTACGGCAACAAAATGGTGCTGGCGCAAAGCCAGGCGTCGGATCAGTGGGCCTATTACCAGGCGAAGAGTATCAAAGAAACCGCTTATCAGGTCCAACGCGACAGCCTAAGCTTCGTTTCGCCCCTGCCGGGCAAAGAACAGACTTACGCGGCGAAACTCGCTGAGTTCGATAAAGAAATCAGCCGTTACAAAGGGGAAAAGAAGGAGATAATGGAAGAGGCCCAGCGCTTGGAGAAAGAGCGGGACATCGCCCGGGATTTCAACTCGCGCTTCGGGCAATCGATGATTTTCCTGCAGATAGGCATCCTTTTGAGTTCCCTGGCTTCAATAAACAAAGTGCCGTATTACTGGTACATGGCTTTGGTCAGCGGTGGCGCCGGCGTGGTGATGTTCATCCACACCTTGATGATCACCCTCTGA